A stretch of DNA from Mugil cephalus isolate CIBA_MC_2020 chromosome 12, CIBA_Mcephalus_1.1, whole genome shotgun sequence:
AGATTCTTGGCACGCCTGAATACGTGGGTAAGGTGATCAAAGGCATCAGACGCCACATTTTAACAGGCAGTTTGAGGCTGAGCCCTGTTAGCACCTAAACACTCACAACACATCTTTAAATacgatgtcaaaaaaaaaaaaaaggaagtgctGCAAAGGTCAGTAGCAGCTACTCATAGATGAGCTTTAATTAATCGTCTGTGGACAGTTCACTAGAAGCACTGGCCTCTCTGAGTCTGTACATTTTACTGCCCCTGCTCCTTTATTCGTTTCCTGATTTGTTCTGTGCTGTGTTGAAAGCTCTGAGTAGGTGACGGTAAAAGAAGACacacctgaaataaaaaaaatcatgagtCAGGAAATACAGGAAATTACGCAAAAGTCAAGATACTTGCAGCAGCTAAtgactttgtttgtttctctttttctttcacatccaAGCCCCAGAGATCCTCAACTACGAGCCAATCACGACGGCCACTGACCTATGGTGAGTCCGCGCTTATCACAACGTTTGTTCAGGTCACAGATTGTGTAGCGTCGGGCGAGGAGGCCTCTGAGGTCCCTCAGGGCTCTGTTCGAGTCCTGGATGTGGTAACCTACACCCGTGTGAGTCACTTCTGCTGATGCCTTCTTCattgtttattgttaaaattaATCTTGAgcataaaagaataaaacaaacgcaagagtaaaatataaacaaaaacagaacaatatcatgttaaacacaaacagtctcatcttttttgcatcttttttttattgtttgagaGGAGATAAagatgtgttgcatctttatttgttgtgtttctcgtCTGTtgcgttgtgtgtgtgagtcacagCTCGGAATCAGAAACATGTTCAGAAACATTAGTGTTTATTGAGTCATTCTGTTGAACCTTTTATCACCTTaaaatgactttcttcttcttttattttttctttttttaagtgttattttgtccaaattcgTTAATAGCCTGTTAGCATATTGTAATTTAAGTGTTATGAGCCTCCTCCTGCCTGTGTTTTATAAAAATCAGGCCGTGTCTGTagttttccaccaatcacagctcatttTAGGGAGCGTCGCAGCCCTGGGCGTTCCTACTGGTCGCTCTACATAAGTCGTTCACGTCCCATTGCTCGTCAATAAATGTCCCGAAGAGACGTTTGTTTGCTCAGAAATTCACTTTGTTCAGCACAGAAAGGTAAAGTGCTTCACCTGTGACTCAGACCTGGTGTGTAACTGAATAACTGCTGCAGGGACGTGTGCGTTCACGAGGAGGATGatgacgaggacgaggaggagggagtggaacCGTGCCATATAAACAACgagtacattttatttgtgtagcacTTCGGCCCGTGCGTGTTGTCatcattggattttccgttcagaaaagggcgtaaaaaaaaaaacaacaaaaaaatgaacggttatttgattttaatttaaattcaaggcatttttctttattagaGTCTATacaggataaacaaaactttaaaaaaacgctcacttttgattttctgtttctaaaaacaaaaaataaaataagaaaaacaaaaaaaagagcctgtTTTTACATGTTGCGTGAGcagaagttgtcgttttcaaagtaagagcacgtatgaggacagaacagaaacaataaaagagtctcagTGACGAGGACGtgactgcagaaataaaaataactcacagtcagggaatagttagctactagaTAACATTACTGTGACGTGCCTgtagagatttctgcagatgataAACCTTGTTTTGCCGTCAGAGTCAGTTTCCAAAGGGCTGAAAGGTCTTTGGtcttttttaatgtccttttctgaacagaaaatccaatgatcaaaacatacacggacacACTTCTCTCAGAGAAGACTCGTGAAgcgctacatttaaaaaaaataccgttAATATACAAGATgaggaacaaataaaagcagcaacacACGTTTCATGAAAAATTAAAGTTCTGTTTTGAGGCTGTTGTCAGAGACAAAGGCAGGAAGGTGTGCGAGGAGGAGGGTGCGTCACTTTGTGAATTACAGTTTTCATAAGGTCAGATTAACAGTTTATGTCTCATTCTGTCCTGGAGATGAAGGACACGCTAACAGctccacaaactgaataaaaatcaaTCCGTTTTATGCTCAAACTGGtagtagatgtgtgtgtgttttccttggcgaaggcattttgttttgactgtgccttgtgtgtgtgtgtttgtgttcctgtaGGAGTGTGGGTGTTATCTCCTACATGCTGGTGACGGGTGAGTCTCCGTTCGCCGGTGACGACAAACAGGAGACGTATCTGAACGTGTCCCAGGTCAACGTGGACTACGACAACGAGGCCTTCTCCCAGGTGTCTGAGCTGGCTGTGGACTTCATCCGCAAGCTGCTGGTCAAAGCCCCCGAGTgagttacaaaaaaagaaaaagtgattcATTTATTAGTTAAGTGGACATGTGTAAACACAACGCGGCCTGACTGACAcgtaatgttttgttttgaagcaGTTGCACTCGACTGAAGAGCCAAACGAGCACATTCACGACCGGATGAAACTCCCCCTTATGCTGCTCATGTTTAGACGATAAACACGgtttctgcagagtcttaaAAGTCTAAAATATGATGATACTAATTTTAagccttaaaataaaataagtgtgatCCCCTAtcgtgtttctgttcctcattactGGAGTTGATAGTTAAATGACGGTAAATTTAGTCACTTTGAAAGTAACGAGTCGAACTTCGTGTGCGTCTTAACTGAAACATTcttcagacaaacaaataaataatatatagaACCAAAAAATCTGGGTTTGATCTTTTagcctcttatcattccagtcTTTTTAGCAGAAACATTATTTAggacaaacccaaagtaaattaaatgctcttcatgaacatttttcttctgataaAATATCAGTTCTGAATAAtgtagattttaaaagaaaaagtgcaataaattggaaatggatcatttgaattaatattgttttttgactcaaatTATaactgatgtcatctgatgcacatatacacaacgtgtatttgtatatatacGTAGACTGTTGCAGTATCATAATATTGCAGTAATGTATTGTGTCGtgaagtatcgtgatacgtatcgtatcgtgactatTTAATCATGTCTTTAATCATCCAGATAAAAGAATCCAAGAGAAGTTACATGTGTTTGCAGCGTTGATCAGGGACCTGGTTCATATCTGTACCATaggtttaatgtagaacacctGTAGTAGGTATAGGTGTCAGTCTGGAGgcctttggcctgaaaaacccaGCCTGAAGGTCTGTGTTGGCTGAAGATgttgcatgttgtgtttttagggACCGTCCCAGCGCTGCAGAGTGCATGACCCACCCGTGgctgtggcagcagcagctctgcctgAGCCCGGATTtcgcctccaccaccatcaccaccacctcccGCCCCGGCCGCGAGAGGAGCTGTGGCACCAAGTGGGCGGCGCCGCCCGAGAACCTGGAGGACAAGGAGAACTTCCTGGAGTCCCCGCACTCTCAAGCGAAAAGGTTCCGCATCGGCGAGGAGAGGCCCGCCGCTGGAGACGGTGactcttaaaaagaaaagaaaatataaaatgtcagaaaggaGGAATGAGTTGAAGTGAGGCGGGGTTTGTGCGCACGTCTTCCTCtgagtttattcattcttttaGCCTCCTGAAAACCAACCGTCTGCTGCCACCGCTCACCAGTACTTAGGCTGTTTCTGTGTAAGGTCGACCTCTCAAACCAAAGATAACCAGCTAAATTTAAggatctgttgttgttgttgttgttgttaaaacgTGTGGAAATTGTCCCATTAATGCAGCGTGTTTAACCTCCAGTATTTAATTCCTTTCATGGCTGAGAAGTGTTTTTCAAAGGGCTGCATTGACCCTGTGCTAACGAAAGCTTGTGTGTCCGGGGAAATCTATgcaatacattatttttttttctttaaatctctGCCTTGAGGTGGGAAGAGCTGCACGTGTGCAACTCCTGCCACACTTGTTCCACTTGTGCTTcagcagaaatgtgtcatttcaaGATAAGCACTGAGCAGTGAGGAGGGAAGTGTCCTTATTTGCATGTTAAAGAGGGACAGCGGCAGATTCTGGTCTCTGtgggctacatgctacatgctacatgctgcGGTTTCGTTCCTCGTCTGATCCGCGCCTCCACTTCCCAGTCGACCAGCAGAGAGGCCGGATCGCACACAAGCACATCACATTCCTTAACACACAACACgtcggccttttttttttttcccccttaacgTCTGTTTCCTGCGTTTGTGCGACAGGTCGAGGGTTTAAATTTAGCTCAGGGGTTTTTAGATGATTTTTAAACAGTGTAACCGCcttcaaataaacagaaactctTCCATGTGTATTAAGTAAAAAGGCACATTAGTGTTTTGTCCTAACGTCCTGAAAGAGGTAGATTAACTTTaaagtgttgcagcagcagcgatGACTCAAAGCAGTTGCCGCACCCTGGGATGGTTTCCTCGCCGAGCTGCAagttcctctttgttttttgtttttttttgttttttcttgcagaGGAGAAACACAACTTTAGCACTTACTTCATAAGCACAGGTTTATTTCTGaaagtgcttgtgtgtgtgtgtgtgtctgtcagtgccTCACCAAAGCCATTCAGTCGTCTCATTTTAAAGCTACTCCAGTCGTCCTGGGTCCGGGTGCCTCAGCTCAACTGgtcctgttgttgtgtctcagggCGCGCTGCTCATTCTCTTTGGTTTTCTATATGTTATTCCTATTAagcctattattattattgttattattattattattatttatgtgctGGACTTATACTTTATATTTCCATGTAAATAACGCGCTCACGTGTCTTATGGGGAAGATTTTGACGGGTAGTAAAACGCAGGTGATGCAGTGGAGAGAATATTTGGAGAATGGGAGTGAGTGAGGGTGAGTAAGGGTGAGTCGTCAGGTGGAACTGGGAAGTAAAGACGAGGTGGAAACGGAAGATGAGTCGGAGATGAGTGGTTTTAAGGAAGGAGCTAGAAACGAATCATCTCGGGGTATAAACTTACCCCCGGGTGTTAAGATGTGCGGGTTGTAAGAAAGTTGAAACGATGATTTGACCGTGAggttttagaagaagaagaagaagaaccactgTACATGAATATGAAACATGAGGTGCTATTGACTTTCTCCCAGGATCTTTTGTTCAAGTAACGAAACTAAATCTCACGTCGCCGAAAGAGGAGGCAGCTCCACGATCTCTCGTCGAACCTCCAGCAGGAACATTCCTCTCTTTCGGCGTCGTGGTGCCAAACCCGAATAGGAccacattgtgtttgtttgtgttgttgttgtcgtcgtcgtcACCGGCTGGCACCGCGGCCTCTGTGTGCGCGGGAGACGATGCTCTCATCTGTGTGCTGTCATCCTAGGAAACTGGAACACTGTAAAAGACGTTCATCTCAGAGAGACGGTTTAACAGATcgagtgcagcagcagcaagtgaAGCTGAGCTGGAATATAATTTGCTActgtataagaaaaaaaaaaaaaagcttgaatcTTAAACACATATCTGTCAactcagattttttatttttttttttgtaatacctCTTCAAAGAGTCTTGAAAATAATCTCAATCTGGGCTGAAATGATGATGTGTCTGAAGGTGTAAGTAGTCTGGGGCGTTCATGGATGCAGTGGCTTTTGCTGCCTTTGTTTATCCGTCACTTGAACACGACTGATGCTGTAGTAGTCGGGGGTTTGTGtcgtttcgttttttttttcctctgagagCTCGTTGTCTGCAGAAAGCGAAGCCGCTGACGTCAACATTCCCGTCAGTTCTGTCTCAGCAGTGAGACTGAAAGATGCTGTATGTTAAGAGTCAAACCAGCAAGAGAATAAATGTTTGAGATGTACCTTTATtttgcatgtgtatatatattgtttttttttttttaatatatgaacACATTCTGATTGCATTTGAAATGACTAAAACATAATCCATTTGTATTCTGATCAACTGCAGGCTAATATATAGCGTCACAAAGCAACCTGAAGAAAAGCTCATTAAAGATGGTAGAATAACGGAGAACGTGTCACGTCGTCTTTCTTAAGGGGGGGGAATGCAAACTAGtgtttatctaaaaaaaataaataaaaaaataaatggatctgtgtgttttttaagtaGGGTACATAGATGATCATGGATGAATTTATATGAGCGACATTACGTAGCTTTAATCTTCTGGgaattatttggtgacataacagcagaaatattctaagggtgggaaaaaaatatcacgatacatttttatcaatgaaatcagaagaaactgacacatcatgcagcatttactcaaactcAACTGTTCAGAGCTTTGGTTGGTTCAAAAAGATGCTGCTGTCACATAAACCACACAGAGAAATGATAAAGGGTTAAATTTAACTTCTTCAATTCTGCAGAAACCCTGTTTAATCTCCCCTGTTACGATTTCACCTTTTTTAATCAtgaggtgggaaaaaatatcgacaTTGGCAATATATCGTGATACTTTTTCCTTCTGATACGGTATcgattttgaaagaaaaagaaaaaattttgGGACGATCGTGAATGACGTCTACACGTCCATCACTtcttctgtacaagtgcaataagttggaaatggatcatttggattaatattgttttttgactcaatttgtccaatgaattatcactgatgtcatgtgatgtacatatgtacaacgtggattttaagctgcatttaaactttctcagtgaactatgtcgAATATTGCAATATTTCGCAaaatcataatatcgcaataatgacGTATCACGTGACGTCaagatacgatacattattgcgattttatgattttgcaatatattgcgatattcgacgtagttcactgagaaagtttaaatgcagcttaaccctctggagtcgagggtccaaatcacatgaccaatttcaGACGAagtagcagcaagacgcagcgtcACATGGAGCAGGCTCCATTTAATCTTGTGTAGAAAGCGCTAACGTACCGGTTTTTAAATTAGTAAAGTAAAACCAGACTTATTATAAAGAATTTACGCCACACTTTTACGTGAACATCGCCGTCATGTTGATGTGCGTCTGGTCAGAAACGATGAAAAGCAAAACGCTAGCGAGTTAGCGAGGATCACTAGCCAACAAAAACACGACCGTCCCTGTTCAACTGGTGGGAAAATGTTTGCTAAGGcgaaggaagagggaaaagttgtgggagtgacaCTAAattcagtctatggagtgaCCAAAGAgacttttagatattattacttgAGACgtgatagttttgtaaatagttgtagAAAAACGcctgatgcatttcctgcattttaatggaaatatttataaatagctttgttgtttgctaaatttgttttttctacaCATTCttagttataaaaatggtttgttaaacGTGTAAAATCTAACCTTTTCCTACtcagattttatggttttaatctggttttaggtccaatgtgttaatacagtttgtcaaaatgaaaacaaaaacaaaaaaaaaaactgtataatgACACAGGTGatgttgtgctgaaaagaactGAACCAAACAAGGAAATGTAACCgtttttaacatgaaatatgaAGGTTTAACCAAAAGTAATCAAAAACGGtcaattatactctggactctgTTAAAGTACGACttgtatatgtacatcagatgacatcagtaATAATTCACTgaacaaattgagtcaaaaaacaatattaattcacatgatccatttccaatttattgcacttgtacagaagaCGAGTTAGTGATGAAGGTGTGGAAATCATTCATGATCGGCCCAAAacgtgacttttcttttttaaaatcaaagaaTCGCGATACATTctcatatcaatattttttccccttcatgatacacaactatttactcaaataccataaatctgatttatttctattttattttacagtgaagtCAGGAAACTGTAAAGAGTTTAGAAATGTGCAGGAACCTTGTGTTTCACTTCCTGGTATTttaataactgctgctgctgctgccacctgctgattCTAGAGAATCAAACTTTTCTCTGGGTTTTCAAACAGCTACGAGGAAACTTAATGGAATGATTAGGAAGTTACATTCGGCCAAAACCACAAGCAGCCGGAAGCCGCGTTAGTTAGTGCAAATATATGACGACTGAAGCTTCCACAGGTCAACACATTAATCCGGACACTGGATTCACGGGGACAAGGACGAGTGTTTTCACCCACAACAGAGCTCACACCGATCaccaggcaaaacattatgaccaccgacgggAGTGTGACGCCCCCCAtcccacagcaggatgcagcttgacacatgcacacaaacactttaagaacaacaaaaaacatgaaaatgtggtcataatgttacgtctgATCGGTGCATAAAAGAAGATAGAAGTAACGTAGTGAAAGAAACCTAACAAGtaataatattttctttcataCAGTCGTCTGGGAATCCGAAAGAAAAGGCAAATTAACAtcaattaatgaattaaaacataataaatagaGTAGCTAGCTTCATTCTTAAATCAGCTGACACGTCCATGTGACCCACACATGTGATTTCCATCAGCAGATTAATATCAACTACTAAACATAATAAAACTACTTTattatgttttggtcattgctGCTATAAATGCTACTACAATAAGactttaatttttgttttgtttttatttctaatgcactgaaactgaaaagcaGTTTGTGGCAAAAGGAGGAATGAAATAATTATAAGTGCTTTAGTTGAGACAGAGTCAGCTGAGACATTCAGGCGTCTGAcagtagaaagaaagaaggaaagagaagcaaCTCATCATCAGCAGGTGGTTCAAACCACAGCAGGAGCTTCAGTGGTAAAAAATCAACCGAATCAAAACCTAAATGTTAAAGACGGaagcagcatcatcatcatcatcatcatcataaccaTCGTCCTGCCTCTGAACCCGGAGCCCTTAAGCGCTGAGACCAGCAGCCTGTTCTCTCTAACGCGCTGCAGCCGTCGCTCAGAACTCCTGGATGACCCTGAAGTGGTTCTCGATGGAGGGGGGCTCGTCCTCGAAGTGCAGCTTGTTGCTGGGACAGGCCCCGAACTCCTCCAGCGTCTTGATGAAGTGTCCGTGCTCGCGGCCCACCCAGGCCCGCATCGGGTCTCGCACCTCGTAGGGGGTGACGTGGGCGTGGATGGACACGCCGCTGGCGGCCAGCTCCCTCAGGACCAGCTTGTCCGTGACCCAGGTCTCGCTGCCCCCCGGGTGCCCCCCGTCCAGCCAGAACATGTCCGTGATGCGCTTGGCGAAGGGCGACATGTGCGGGTCGGCCCGGGCCCCGGCCAGCTCGTACACCATCTGGTTCAGGACCACGCAGCCTTTGCTGAAGCCCACCAGGGTCAGAGAGAACCCCGGGGGGATGGCGTCGGCGCCCCCTTCTGGCTGGAGGGGGTTTGGCAGGTCGGCGCGCTGCATCCCGTGGCTCAGCAGGGCCCTGGGGACCGGGGAGGACAACACAACGTCAGCACACAGGGGACGACAACACGGGCCTCGTTCATAGTGACATGGACGGAGGAAACGTTAGGGCCacgagaaacaaaaaaaaaaaaagatgagaggaggaagatttctctctttttttgtcatcatgCTCTTTGAAAcgaaaaaatctaattttatttctatagcaacTTCACATTTTGActgacaaaaatacaaaaagtgagaaaagaagaaggagactgATGCTAAACAGGACaagctaaaataaaagattaatatCAAACATTTCCATTGTCCTCGTCCACACAGGACTTCTCCACTTTTACCGTACAGTGCAATAAATTTAtcctatatatatacacttataTACTGCATGATGTGTCTGTTTTCCTGCTGAGCTCTGAGTCATTGCACCGAAAATTCATTTGCatggaatgaaaataaataaataaaaatataaagttgATGAACACAGTAcgattacattgtttattttattaaataatattcttttttttattattttaatcaaatctcattttattttttacacgttctttaagagtgtttcttttatgtgcagctaagctAATTTACCTCATGGATCCttaaagaacattaaaaatagaatgaagTAAAATGCAGGACACAAATATAGAAACACTCAAATAAAGATAACAATTAAAATACGAGaatataaaacagtaaaatagaataaaataactttaagaCTATGTCATAAACCCAGATTAagatgttgtgtgtttagtCTACGTTTAAAAGTGTCTCTAACTCCTCTCAGATCCACTGGTGACGGTTCCACAGTTTAGGATCCTAGTGGCTGAAAGCAGCATCACCAAatgtttctgttctattctgtgGAACATTTAACCATCTGAGATCCTTttgagaagcttttattttatttcaatttcttCAAGGTATCAGGGTTCAGTGGGAACTAAGAAAAaatgagcatcatctttgaactggaagtcgTTTTTGAAAAgaattatgtcctcatatgtggacactttgaattatttcacagttaCAATAAAGTttccaatgtgtaacaaaatatataaaactgtttttcttaaTGCAAAACTGGAAACAATAAAATCCCGACGTCCTCAAACGACTTCTTGCTAATTTACTATTAACAGAATAGTCACAGTAGGAAAGTTAATTAGATCCTTCGCTACAACCAGACGGGAGACAAACGTGTCCCCTCGTTTAAAAACAGGTCtaaacgaagcagaataagctgccacaaacctaacgtccccatatgaggacgccgggtctcaggaggataaaagaTATGAGCCAGAGTTTTTATATTGAGTATAAAGTtctttcattagtttttttattgGACTTGCACCAGATCATATCtcacagatgttttattaaGTCTTTGACTGATCCACAGAGTAGAACCAGAACTGTGGATCAATCCACTGGTGGATCTGAGAGTTAGAGACACTGATGCTTTTAAACGTGGAATAAACACACATCTCTACTATCTGGCTTTTATCTCACAGTCTTATAGTCGTTTCAttctattttacagttttatattcgtatttgttatttattatattttttattatccttCTATATTttgttctatatttttattctgcattttatCTCATTCTACTTTTaatgttgttatattttattatgttttcaaATTGTATcaattttatattcttattcatttattcgtatttatttttatattgatCTTATTTTAACTCATCCTTTTTACAGTTTGCATTAGTGtccatgtcctttttttgttgttgtttgttccacttttttatatatatttgtcaattaaaatgtgaaacactaTGAATAGTATTCACTTGTCCTGAAAGGTGCTACAGAAATAAGATTTGACTGATTGTTTGATTCAAGTCCATGAAGTgctttaaaaactaataaaataactttaaaatcaaTACGAAAACTAACGCAGAGCCAGTGTAAGGATTTTAAAATAACTCGTGCTGCAGAATTCTGAATGAGTTGCAGCTTGTTAACAATGTTCTTGTGTAGTCGTCCAGTTTGTTCGTTGCATtagtttctctgtgttgttcaCACAAAAGTTGACCTTTTGAGTCTATAACAACCAGAACATGTGACTGTTTCTacatgaagtggtgaaactaaACTTAGACTTTAGTCACAAAGACATAGTTTCTCTTTTATctcacaaacacagtgtgtttCTCAGTATGAGGGACCACACGAGCTGGAACAGAGGCTAAGAGGAATAAATAAGATACATAGACATGTTTATTATAAAGGTGAAATGAAGATGGAGCAAACTCATTAGATTCTAAGGTCCAAAAACAAGGcactaaaaacagaaacacttaaataaactaaaataatatttacaaatgtacacTCAGCAGACGAGACCTGAGACACTTATAGGCAGGAAGACTGTACTTAATTCGACAagtgaatatgtaaataaataaatagcagtgGCCCTAATGCTCTTCCCTAGTCCAAAGTTTAGTTTCACCACTTCAGAAGTCTTAAAAATTTGCctttttctctaaaaaaaaaacatctacctcctctcatttcatGAGCCTGACTTATAAAGTCAACCGTCCACCTGCAGACCTTCTCTAACGTGCAAGGTAATAACCAAACATTCAGTCAAACCCTCCACTTCACCACGCGACACGACATCAGTCAAGAAGCAAGCGATGGAAAAGCACCTGAGGTGGCAGAAAGCTCCGAACTTGGCCGAGTAGGCAGAGTGCTCCGGAGCCCCGAACATGTTGCTCTCTACAAAGTTGTGGTAGCAGCTGAACTTGTGCAGGTACATGCGGGAGGCTCTCACCACCCAGACGTGTCTGTCGGGGAAACGCCGGCCCAACGTGACGGCGACCTGCTCCAGACTCCACGACACAAACTGGGCTCCTTCAGGCTGCAGGGCCATCTCCTCCTGGAAGCTCTGCACAAGCAGGTTATCATCAGTTTACATCTGcatcacacacaccaacaaacactgGACATCACAAGCAGATCCATTAGACTGGATCTCAGCCAGCTTCACacaaatacaggaaaaataCATCTGTGTAGCAGAAGTTGAAGGACATGAATCAGCACATTGATTTTCTAAACAATAGAAGAGTCTCAGGGAAAAAaggacatgactgcagaaaaactaagcctcatatttcagataaaaactaaaaataactccATCTTATCAGGGAacagttagctactagctaacattactctgatatgcatgcagagatttctgcagatgaaaagTCTTGTTTAGAGTAAGTTTCTAAAGACATTTTAGGAAACCACAGACAGAAGTCATATATGTGGGCGCTCTGGCCATAAACACAGTaacgtcctcatacgtgctcttactttgaaaaacagcaacttccagttgaaaaatatgaaaaaaacatgcaacttttttgtttgtcttcaaacttttttaaatgcaaattcatttttttaaagttttgttcgTCCATTCTTGActctgataaagaaaaatgccttaaaTTTCCATTTgaagttttaaattttaaaataatttaatacattttctgaacagaaaatccaatgaTCACAACATACAtggacttttgtttttactgttttaattttattgtggtttttaCATAAAGAACCCTGTTTGCTGtgatattaaatgttaaatattaagaaagaatgattaaataaaaagatatttgcAGAAGTTATTCATCAGAACTAAACAAAGCTCCGAGATTAAGTCCTGACTCAAAA
This window harbors:
- the c12h2orf69 gene encoding mitochondrial protein C2orf69 homolog isoform X1, which encodes MANGRIRRMLIRIFVGHQRGCGGLRFDNCCQTMSFGAGTTSSELRGLHSPAGRDACPGLQRLQRLPQVPGQVPGRVNDLLLLRPDNTDGENDSQGKEKSRNKHVVFFHGDIQSFQEEMALQPEGAQFVSWSLEQVAVTLGRRFPDRHVWVVRASRMYLHKFSCYHNFVESNMFGAPEHSAYSAKFGAFCHLRALLSHGMQRADLPNPLQPEGGADAIPPGFSLTLVGFSKGCVVLNQMVYELAGARADPHMSPFAKRITDMFWLDGGHPGGSETWVTDKLVLRELAASGVSIHAHVTPYEVRDPMRAWVGREHGHFIKTLEEFGACPSNKLHFEDEPPSIENHFRVIQEF
- the c12h2orf69 gene encoding mitochondrial protein C2orf69 homolog isoform X2, yielding MSFGAGTTSSELRGLHSPAGRDACPGLQRLQRLPQVPGQVPGRVNDLLLLRPDNTDGENDSQGKEKSRNKHVVFFHGDIQSFQEEMALQPEGAQFVSWSLEQVAVTLGRRFPDRHVWVVRASRMYLHKFSCYHNFVESNMFGAPEHSAYSAKFGAFCHLRALLSHGMQRADLPNPLQPEGGADAIPPGFSLTLVGFSKGCVVLNQMVYELAGARADPHMSPFAKRITDMFWLDGGHPGGSETWVTDKLVLRELAASGVSIHAHVTPYEVRDPMRAWVGREHGHFIKTLEEFGACPSNKLHFEDEPPSIENHFRVIQEF